The Pirellulales bacterium genomic interval AGGCGGTCCGCCGCTTAACGTCGTTTCCGGCCCAGAACCTTCGCCTGACCAACCGCGGGCGGCTGACACCCGGCTACCTGGCCGACGTGGTGGTTTTCGATCCGGCCACGATCATCGATCACGCGACCTACGAGAAGCCGCAGCAATACGCGACCGGCATGAAGCACGTGTTCGTCAACGGCCGGCAGGTGCTGCGCGACGGCGAGCACACCGGCGCCACGCCCGGCCGGTTCGTGCGCGGACCGGGCTACAACGCAACTCGGGCGGACTAATCCATTCGAGGGGCGTTCTGCTAATGCGGAAACGTCGTATCGAGTGAGATCACCTCGATCACGGCCGGCGGTGAAAAGCTAATGCTTGAAATGCCGCCGGCCGGTGAAGACCATCGCCATGCCGTGCTTGTCGCAGGCGGCAATCACCTCGCCGTCGTTTCGCGAGCCGCCGGGTTGGATGACGGCGGTAATGCCCGACGCCGCAGCCGCGGCAATGGAATCGGCGAAGGGAAAGAAGGCGTCGGAGGCCAACACGGCGCCACGGGCCTTTTCGCCCGACTTTCGCAAGGCGATCTCGACCGAATCGACGCGGCTCATCTGGCCGGCACCGACGCCCAACAGCGTTTCGCCCTGGCTGACCACGATGGCGTTCGACTTGACGTGCCGCACGATCGCCCAGGCAAAACACAACTCTTGCCGCTCGGCCTCGGTTGGAAGGCGGCGCGTGACGGCTTTCCATTCATCTGGCGGATCGGCCCGCACGTCGGCCTCTTGCACCAGCAGGCCGCCGGCCAGCCGCCGAAAGTCCCAACGCGGCGTTTCCCGTTCCAACGGACCAACCTCCATCAGGCGCACATTCGCCTTCCACTTGGGCCGCGTGGTGAGAATCTCGATGGCTGCCGGCGAAAAACCGGGAGCGACGATCGCTTCGACAAAGCGGCCCGGTTCGGCCAGCACTTCGGCCGACGGCCCATCGAGTTCCCGGTTGAAGCCGAGCACCGAGCCAAACGCGCTGAGAGGATCGCCGTCGAGTGCCCGACGTGTGGCAGCCGACAATTCGTCCGCCATCGCCGCGCCGCAAGGGTTGTTGTGCTTGATGACCACCACGGCCGGCTTCGACAACGGACGGACGATCGCCAAGGCGCTGTCGAGATCGAGCAGGTTGTTGTAGGAAAGCTCCTTGCCGTGCCGTTGTCGGGCGGAGACAAGATTCGCCGCCGCCACTGCCGGTTCGGCATACAGGGCCGCGTGTTGGTGCGGGTTTTCGCCGTAGCGGAGCACTTCTTTGCGGGCCCATTCGAAACGCCAGGTCGGCGGAAACACCTCGTCGGCGGTTGCAGTGCGAGCAAAATAGTCGGCCACGGTCCGATCGTATTGGGCCGTGTGTTCGAATGCGGCGCCGGCCAGGCGGCGTCGCAAGTCGAATGTGGTGCGGCGATCGGAAGCAACCTGCTCCAGCACCGACGCGTATTGATCGGGGCTGGTCACGACCGTGACAAAGGCGTGGTTCTTGGCCGCGGCCCGCACCAGCGAGGGGCCGCCGATATCGATTTGCTCGATGGCCTCTTCGTCGGTCACGTCGGGCCGGGCAATGGTGGCCGCAAACGGATA includes:
- the purH gene encoding bifunctional phosphoribosylaminoimidazolecarboxamide formyltransferase/IMP cyclohydrolase — translated: MKTHQENPSDMESPRIERALISVSDKQRLADFARGLAAAGVELYSTGGTRAFLEEQGLKVFDVAAYTGFPEMLDGRVKTLHPKIHGGILCRRDRADDLEALRQHGIKTFELVVVHLYPFAATIARPDVTDEEAIEQIDIGGPSLVRAAAKNHAFVTVVTSPDQYASVLEQVASDRRTTFDLRRRLAGAAFEHTAQYDRTVADYFARTATADEVFPPTWRFEWARKEVLRYGENPHQHAALYAEPAVAAANLVSARQRHGKELSYNNLLDLDSALAIVRPLSKPAVVVIKHNNPCGAAMADELSAATRRALDGDPLSAFGSVLGFNRELDGPSAEVLAEPGRFVEAIVAPGFSPAAIEILTTRPKWKANVRLMEVGPLERETPRWDFRRLAGGLLVQEADVRADPPDEWKAVTRRLPTEAERQELCFAWAIVRHVKSNAIVVSQGETLLGVGAGQMSRVDSVEIALRKSGEKARGAVLASDAFFPFADSIAAAAASGITAVIQPGGSRNDGEVIAACDKHGMAMVFTGRRHFKH